The Plasmodium brasilianum strain Bolivian I chromosome 14, whole genome shotgun sequence genome contains a region encoding:
- a CDS encoding GINS complex subunit Psf3, translating into MENEIVLSEKLEELKNLIYVDDTPFKHLDFVKVPCIPCCVLPGLSFLSNRALEECKNGYRKDEINESDEILIEYFYAKRLQKNSLVKIKFPECYEMAGALLSDATAACVGSLTHLYFELGNELCEMLNIKEELSFTIILLPENEWPVEKLEELLMIAELRRRIYLIKHNDQVDQTYLEGMTFMERKMFNSFSMGTDLDKQKATSNRQIFSFFEFDL; encoded by the exons atggaaaatgaaATTGTTTTAAGCGAAAAATTAGAAgaacttaaaaatttaatatatgtggATGATACACCTTTCAAACATTTAGATTTCGTG AAAGTTCCTTGTATTCCATGTTGTGTCTTACCCGGTTTGTCATTCTTAAGCAATCGAGCTCTGGAGGAATGCAAAAACGGATATAGAAAAGATGAa ATAAATGAAAGCGATGAGATACtcattgaatatttttacgCAAAGCGATTACAAAAAAACAgtttagtaaaaataaaatttcctGAGTGTTACGAAATGGCTGGAGCTCTTTTGTCTGACGCCACAGCAGCATGCGTTGGAAGCTTAACTCATCTTTACTTCGAATTAGGGAACGAACTATGTgaaatgttaaatataaaagaagaattatCATTCacaataatttt ATTACCAGAAAACGAATGGCCCGTTGAAAAGTTAGAAGAGTTATTAATGATAGCAGAATTAAGAAGAAGAATCTATTTAATCAAACATAATGATCAAGTAGATCAAACCTATTTGGAAGGAATGACTTTCATGGAaaggaaaa TGTTTAATTCATTTTCCATGGGAACGGATTTGGACAAACAAAAAGCTACATCAAATAGGCaaatttttagttttttcgAGTTtgatttataa
- a CDS encoding condensin complex subunit 2, whose amino-acid sequence MKKLGVNTKAGANLSCLKENDNIFKKPIEFNKNLRRLTFLKNKNTEIGSNENSNKCDKTKVKEINDVFKNCMVALSHNKICTRNAFDIRIIDHLEDLVNLNDEEIHEDLNDELLENGDFNLSFTRASKAIEGATKVYGYRVEAIYDQTYNFLTNMSIAKQNDVNEELIDDKKTINELSHKKMKKRKLEFFQESSTLAKPSDITIDSLAVSNISVDTFFLKLNSTYDHSSGHGYLLPNLTLNNDLSIQFDGDIDTFEYKKRKRIEEKNAKEEHTNEDEVSNNTESNLSLIKQKRAVWDNNNNDENNLMIKNYKKDLYLNSNILRDILFGPGSEDFNCLNICPELEYFKEEIKKHKPKRSNSKELEEWDDGDYYNVNEESTSIEKTDDFRVENLKMGLSLDEHMTVDNLYDGSDYNNNGNLGESGLLNSSFNNNNNNNSVFNDYKIEDLNIENVMQESLAFDNMNLNDSMGNHFNFSQSVLSFQQGGNNIMGDVSLPELMKSENKDFSLTNSLGGNINFNTQNISLFKNSQGVLTTKKDMISVIPDEDTLWNRNVMTFENRLNAIDVNSKFNYHYYIPSKLMTNGNFRNLMDFAKGSYKNKQTVLHNIINKKVKTSFDISCIDFENLYVEINDIELSTYDLWKKEKKKYISNALFSIDQTSYIFETKDNCINCVNTVTDKIMKFSKSTITTCNDYNTDMKLNVVLNEINDNFINNDVDDQINYTECKNVDSNICPENMEDIQDCQLQQGLSYAIDKFYNMDFEDIWQNENENVSKQDSKNDNTSILQLHRNISHATSLGNVNIENISKFVDVSKIKKILCHIVKPKEKDKENENDRTCNSEQTTDVGENDKIVPYSEEKTTTFKDIINETKSKLNESEVNGTSIHMLFVCLLYTCNDQELLLEKMPNDEDFYVRYGLPIEYHINTDSTLMLNN is encoded by the exons atgaaaaagctAGGAGTAAACACAAAAGCAGGTGCCAATTTAAGCTGCCTAAAAGAAAAcgataacatttttaaaaagccAATagaatttaacaaaaatttaagaagGCTAACCTTTTTAAAGAACAAGAATACTGAAATTGGTAGCAACGAAAATTCAAATAAGTGTGACAAAACAAAAGtgaaagaaataaatgatgtttttaaaaattgtatgGTAGCATTAtcacataataaaatatgcacaAGAAATGCATTTGACATAAGAATTATAGACCATTTAGAAGATTtagtaaatttaaatgatgaaGAAATACATGAAGATTTAAATGATGAACTATTGGAAAACGGTGATTTTAATTTGTCTTTTACAAGAGCATCGAAAGCCATTGAAGGAGCAACAAAAGTTTATGGTTATAGGGTAGAAGCAATATATGATCAaacatacaattttttaacgAATATGAGTATTGCAAAACAGAATGATGTAAATGAAGAATTAATAGATGataaaaaaactataaatGAGCTTTcacacaaaaaaatgaaaaaaaggaaattagaATTTTTTCAAGAGTCTTCAACGTTAGCTAAACCATCTGATATAACTATAGACTCATTAGCTGTCTCAAATATATCCGTTGACacgttttttttaaaattaaatagtaCATATGATCATTCTTCAGGTCATGGTTACTTACTTCCTAATTTAACACTAAATAATGATTTGTCAATACAATTTGATGGTGATATAGATAcatttgaatataaaaaacgaaaaagaatagaagagaaaaatgcaaaagaAGAACATACGAACGAAGATGAAGTATCCAACAATACAGAAAGTAACTTATCTCTCATTAAGCAAAAGAGAGCTGTATGGgataataacaacaatgaTGAGAATAATCTAATGATAAAGAATTACAAGAAAGACTTATATTTGAATTCAAACATATTGAGGGATATTCTTTTTGGTCCAGGAAGTGAAGACTTTAActgtttaaatatatgccCCGAGTTAGAATATTTtaaggaagaaataaaaaaacataaaccAAAAAGATCAAATTCGAAGGAATTAGAAGAATGGGATGATGGAGATTATTATAACGTAAATGAGGAAAGTACGAGTATTGAAAAGACTGATGATTTTAGagttgaaaatttaaaaatgggTTTAAGTTTGGATGAACATATGACTGTGGATAATCTTTATGATGGCAgtgattataataataatggaaatTTAGGAGAGAGTGGACTTCTGAACAGCAgctttaataataataacaataataattcaGTTTTTAATGATTACAAAATCGAAGATTTGAACATAGAGAATGTGATGCAGGAATCTTTAGCTTTTGataatatgaatttaaaCGATTCAATGGGaaatcattttaatttttctcaaAGTGTTTTATCGTTTCAGCAAGgtggtaataatataatgggAGATGTATCCTTACCTGAACTTATGAAGAGCGAAAATAAAGATTTTAGTCTTACGAATTCGTTAGGGgggaatataaattttaacacacaaaatatatcattatttaagAATTCACAAGGAGTATTAACAACTAAAAAAGATATGATATCTGTTATTCCAGATGAAGATACATTATGGAATCGTAATGTTATGACATTTGAAAATAGGTTAAATGCAATTGATGTAAAtagtaaatttaattatcaCTATTATATTCCTAGTAAATTAATGACTAATGGGAATTTTAGAAATTTAATGGATTTTGCAAAAGgttcttataaaaataaacaaacagtactccataatattattaataagaaaGTGAAAACATCTTTTGATATATCATGCATTGATTTTGAAAATCTGTATGTCGAAATAAATGACATAGAATTATCTACATATGATTTatggaaaaaggaaaaaaaaaagtatatctCAAATGCCCTTTTTTCTATTGATCAGACATCATATATTTTCGAAACCAAAGATAATTGTATAAATTGTGTAAATACAGTAACAGATAAGATAATGAAATTTTCGAAATCAACAATTACGACATGCAATGATTATAATACTGATATGAAATTAAATGTTGTcttaaatgaaattaatgacaattttataaataacgaTGTAGATGATCAAATAAATTACACagaatgtaaaaatgtagaTAGTAATATATGTCCAGAAAATATGGAAGATATACAGGATTGTCAATTACAACAGGGTTTAAGTTATGCTATAgacaaattttataatatggaCTTTGAAGACATAtggcaaaatgaaaatgaaaacgtTTCGAAACAAGATAGTAAGAATGATAACACGTCTATTCTTCAACTTCACAGAAATATTTCTCATGCTACTAGCTTAGGAAATGTAAACATcgaaaatatttcaaaatttgtTGACGTTtctaaaataaagaaaattctTTGCCATATTGTCAAGCCAAAAGAAAAGGAtaaggaaaatgaaaatgatagGACTTGCAATTCGGAGCAAACAACGGATGTAGGAGAAAACGATAAG ATTGTACCGTACAGTGAGGAAAAGACTACAACATTTAAAGACATTATCAACGAG aCAAAGTCAAAATTAAACGAATCAGAGGTGAATGGAACTTCCATTCACATGCTTTTTGTATGTCTGTTGTATACATGTAATGATCAGG AATTACTTCTAGAAAAAATGCCAAATGACGAGGATTTTTATGTTCGATATGGTTTGCCTATAGAATACCACATTAACACGGATAGTACTTTAATGCTGAATAATTGA
- a CDS encoding DNA ligase I: MKLLMLLFLTKMVFCNFKKYVKSDYNYIVPFIKRKKLYNHKINFNVKVFKNFRKNTSNRYNEFLKCLYNPKKPNDHEKENTNVKDEEKESTKRKIVGEGHAKTKKLKGKSENEIKKGSLFNCAVNEDEKINDLSSPKFNPVHFDVSNLYLSEKDKEKHKFKDSLLFTFLTNTFNQIEELKGSGTGSKKNVAIILSNVFRVLIYYSPNDLIPAVYITLNKVAPDYLNVEAGVGEALILKTMSEAYSRTEASIKKDLQQIEDLGIIAESCSCKMRTIFPLPRLTIQFVFNELKSIPNLSGSNSQQKKREVIKKLLVSAKTTEAKYIVRFLQQRLRIGVNSATVLQALSYAFILTRPSIPDEIIREGKLMNDKLLNAKVKDKEEEGDDSDNTVESEKNSIKGEGKDVKIEKKEVSDNIKKETENLGKEFDFYSLVKTIKLRNEKMNKPNLFFNIEKVGDTRLLPIFKELKKAYCEVNSDSDIFECMEKSVKSALCELPNIEIIIQNLLNGDDMNMLSKKCTVKTGVPVQPMLAKPTKGIQEVLDRFNNVTFTCEYKYDGERAQIHYIDKDNIKIFSRNLETMTEKYPDVIQIVRDQISSGATECIIDSEVVAYDIENKKILPFQVLTTRKRKDVDIENIKVKVCLFPFDLICCNGVSVIKEPLEIRRKLLYSLLKCKEGILSYATHSEMNNIEDIDIFLQDAIENSCEGLMVKTLLDNASYEPSRRSLNWLKVKKDYIEGLSDSVDLVPIAGYYGKGKRSGVYGAFVLASYNSETENFQTVCKAGTGFSDEILNTLYDLLNDKIIPNKKSYYEVSDKLNPDVWFDAHYVWEVKAADLSLSPVHTAAIGVYSDDKGIGLRFPRFLRLREDKNAEQATTTQQIIDFYEAQFTSNKNKNNDFNEDSESE, encoded by the exons ATGAAATTATTGATGCTACtgtttttaacaaaaatggttttttgtaattttaaaaaatatgtgaaaagtgattataattatatagtaccatttataaaaaggaaaaagctgtataatcataaaataaattttaatgtaaaagTTTTTAAGAATTTTAGAAAGAACACATCAAATAgatataatgaattttt AAAATGTCTATACAATCCTAAGAAACCAAATGATcatgaaaaggaaaacacAAACGTAAAggatgaagaaaaagaatcaacaaaaagaaaaattgtcGGTGAGGGGCATGCAAAAACGAAAAAGTTAAAGGGAAAAAGTgagaatgaaataaaaaaaggctCTTTATTTAACTGTGCCGTTAatgaagatgaaaaaataaacgatCTGAGCTCCCCCAAGTTTAATCCTGTTCATTTTGATGtaagtaatttatatttatcagaAAAGGATAAAGAAAAACACAAGTTTAAAgattctttattatttacgtTCCTTACAAATACATTTAATCAAATAGAAGAACTAAAAGGTAGTGGGACGggtagtaaaaaaaatgtagcaATTATTTTGTCAAATGTGTTTAGagtattaatttattatagcCCGAATGATTTAATTCCTGCTgtttatataacattaaataAAGTAGCACCagattatttaaatgtagAAGCAGGTGTAGGAGAAGCATTGATTTTAAAAACCATGTCAGAAGCATATAGTCGGACAGAGGcaagtataaaaaaagatttacAACAAATAGAAGATTTAGGAATTATAGCGGAAAGTTGTTCATGTAAAATGAGAACCATTTTTCCTTTACCTCGTTTAACTATTCAATTTgtatttaatgaattaaaaagcATACCAAATCTTAGTGGTTCAAATTCTCagcagaaaaaaagagaagtaattaaaaagttattaGTTAGCGCAAAAACCACTGAAGCGAAATATATTGTACGATTTTTACAACAACGATTAAGAATAGGTGTAAATAGTGCAACTGTGTTGCAAGCACTGTCGTATGCTTTTATATTAACGCGTCCCAGTATTCCAGATGAAATTATAAGAGAGGGCAAGCTGATGAATGATAAGTTGTTAAATGCTAAGGTAAAGGATAAGGAAGAAGAAGGTGATGATAGTGATAATACAGTTGAgagtgaaaaaaatagtatcaAGGGAGAAGGGAAAGATGTTAAAATAGAGAAGAAGGAGGTTTCtgataatataaagaagGAAACAGAAAATTTGGGTAAAGAATTTGATTTCTATTCTTTAGTTAAAACAATTAAGTTAAGAAATGAGAAAATGAATAAaccaaatttattttttaacatagaAAAAGTGGGAGATACTCGTCTTCTACCAATATTtaaggaattaaaaaaagcgTACTGCGAAGTAAATAGCGATTCGGATATTTTTGAATGTATGGAAAAATCTGTTAAAAGTGCTTTATGTGAATTACCGAACATTGAAATTATCATTCAGAATTTATTAAATGGCGATGATATGAATAtgttaagtaaaaaatgCACCGTCAAAACAGGAGTTCCTGTGCAACCCATGTTAGCAAAACCAACAAAGGGAATACAAGAAGTTTTAGATAGATTTAACAATGTGACATTCACATgcgaatataaatatgatggGGAAAGAGCACAAATTCATTATATAGataaagataatataaaaatatttagtagAAATTTAGAAACTATGACTGAAAAGTATCCTGATGTTATACAAATAGTTAGAGATCAAATTTCAAGTGGCGCTACTGAATGTATTATTGATAGTGAAGTTGTAGCGTAcgatatagaaaataaaaagatattacCTTTTCAAGTTCTAACaacaagaaaaagaaaagatgtagatattgaaaatataaaagtaaaagtatGTCTATTCCCCTTTGATTTAATTTGTTGCAATGGTGTATCAGTAATAAAGGAACCATTAGAAATTAGAAGAAAACTTTTGTACTCTTTACTAAAATGTAAGGAAGGAATTTTATCCTATGCAACACACTCtgaaatgaataatattgaagatattgatatatttttacaagaTGCAATTGAAAATAGTTGTGAAGGTTTAATGGTTAAAACTCTACTTGATAATGCTTCCTATGAGCCTTCTAGAAGATCACTAAATTGgttaaaggtaaaaaaagattatattGAAGGGTTATCTGATTCAGTTGATTTAGTTCCAATAGCTGGTTACtatggaaaaggaaaaaggagtGGAGTTTATGGTGCATTTGTTTTAGCTAGTTATAATTCAGAAACAGAGAATTTTCAAACAGTATGTAAAGCAGGTACAGGTTTTAGTGATGAAATTCTAAATACGTTATATGATTTATtgaatgataaaataatacctAATAAAAAATCGTATTATGAGGTTTCAGATAAGTTAAACCCAGATGTTTGGTTTGATGCTCATTACGTATGGGAGGTAAAAGCAGCCGACTTGTCCTTATCTCCTGTCCACACTGCAGCTATTGGGGTTTATTCAGATGATAAGGGAATAGGTTTAAGATTCCCTAGATTTCTTAGATTGAGAGAAGATAAAAATGCTGAGCAAGCTACAACTACGCAGCAAATTATTGACTTTTACGAAGCTCAGTTTACGtctaataagaataaaaataatgatttcAATGAGGATAGTGAAAGTGAATAA
- a CDS encoding CorA-like Mg2 transporter protein: protein MSYESFVLKDNGVCLKRNYDCDELDFNDEDDFVNLTSFDNNTYEYNLKSKIVSRYGKSKDDIEIFPPKDNSVINGTFLYKDRLTINDDNSELKARIRNSLCNNNNNLNLDNSKRESNLKLEGILHENDYLIQLSKLKRHVIIEIFGGKCFIREYLCTEFLKRVKQCCHVNYVKYKSGLINYRDCKQLLAENNNIASIEARLNAILVSLPPLTCIILHSSVFLVIKEDLIRDDLIKKLCNVSKKYTSLYKVDVKVIEKRPFEFCALECVFSSAIEHLQAEMKLLSKDFADIKFTLKVTNYQDILTNLHNLKEPTNILMNKVNSFIKAFHEISENNGDLKKMELTKSYFNPNNNEENKESTSQDLQMLLEYFDQELHQIHDQLKNLYDLMLNLENKIVSDLSLSRNNLIRMDIVISLINSGFGIGTLITGVFGMNLKIKLEEHDFAFLYVTGLVTFLCLLTVIMSVYFFKCIRI, encoded by the exons atgtcATATGAATCATTTGTGCTAAAAGATAATGGAGTTTGTTTGAAGCGAAATTACGACTGCGATGAATTAGATTTCAATGATGAAGATGATTTTGTAAATCTTACGAGCTTTGATAACAATACATAcgaatataatttaaaaagtaaaatagtGAGTCGATATGGAAAATCAAAGGATGATATAGAAATATTCCCCCCAAAAGATAATTCGGTAATTAATGGGACGTTTCTTTATAAAGATAGACTTACGATAAACGATGATAATAGTGAACTAAAAGCTAGAATAAGAAATTCCTtgtgtaataataataataatcttaATCTAGATAATAGTAAGAGGGAGTCGAACTTAAAATTAGAAGGGATATTACACGAAAATGATTACTTAATTCAATTAAGTAAATTAAAGAGACATGTTATAATTGAAATATTTGGTGGGAAATGTTTTATAAGggaatatttatgtacagaATTTTTGAAAAGAGTAAAACAATGTTGTCAtgtaaattatgtaaaatataagagcggtttaataaattatcgTGATTGTAAGCAATTATTAGCtgaaaacaataatattgCAAGTATAGAAGCTCGATTAAACGCCATATTAGTATCTTTACCCCCTTTAACTTGTATCATTTTACATTCTAGTGTATTTCTAGTTATTAAGGAAGATTTGATACGAGATGATTTAATTAAGAAATTATGTAATGTTTCTAAAAAGTATACAAGTTTATATAAAGTTGATGTAAAGGTTATAGAAAAAAGACCTTTTGAATTTTGTGCCCTAGAATGTGTTTTTTCGAGTGCTATTGAACATTTACAAGCGGAAATGAAATTACTAAGTAAAGATTTTGCAGATATTAAATTTACCTTAAAGGTTACCAATTACCAAGacattttaacaaatttacACAATTTAAAGGAACCAACTAATATCTTAATGAATAAAGTAAATTCCTTTATTAAAGCTTTTCATGAAATATCTGAAAATAACggtgatttaaaaaaaatggaattaaCTAAGAGTTATTTTAATCCTAATAATAATGAGGAAAATAAGGAATCAACTAGTCAAGATTTACAAATGCTACTGGAATATTTCGATCAGGAACTTCATCAAATACATGaccaattaaaaaatttatatgatttaatgcttaatttagaaaataaaattgtttcTGATTTATCACTTTCCaggaataatttaataagaaTGGATATAGTTATAAGTTTAATTAATTCGGGGTTTGGCATAGGAACACTAATAACAG GGGTTTTTGGTATgaacttaaaaataaagctaGAAGAACACGATTTTGCTTTTCTTTATGTTACTGGTTTAGTTacctttttatgtttattaacTGTAATAATgtctgtttatttttttaaatgtattcgAATCTAA
- a CDS encoding hypothetical protein (conserved Plasmodium protein) translates to MSKYKGSIFTILISSSLGWNMNRLYRKNELNMYGIKNNHDIIVVRQVNIADKQYNSDSNNYSDNNSAESSNSDTLNEKELLKFVEHFSNINKKNKGFCETSIFKNSTFSNSNNEHNNDESFNTYLIIDKWKTKKEFEKSQKEFQTLFSEKNNIYSKKMEDIYFKFEMYDNNYETISSKNIFQKLFYIIF, encoded by the coding sequence ATGAGCAAATATAAAGGTTCCATATTTACCATATTAATAAGTAGTTCTTTAGGATGGAACATGAACAGGCTatacagaaaaaatgaattgaATATGTACGGAATAAAAAACAATCACGATATAATCGTAGTTAGACAAGTAAATATTGCCGATAAACAATACAACAGTGATAGTAATAATTACAGCGATAATAATTCCGCTGAAAGTAGTAACTCAGACACTTTAAACGAAAAAGAGTTGTTAAAGTTTGTGGAACATTTTagcaatattaataaaaaaaacaaaggcTTTTGTGAAACTAGCATCTTTAAGAATTCTACATTTTCTAATTCAAATAATGaacataataatgatgaaagTTTTAATACTTACCTAATTATAGATAAatggaaaacaaaaaaggaatttgAAAAGTCCCAAAAGGAATTTCAAACGCtattttcagaaaaaaataatatatatagtaaaaaaatggaagatatttatttcaaatttGAAATGTAcgataataattatgaaaccATTTCGTCAAAAAATATCTTTCAAAAgctattttacattattttttga
- a CDS encoding PUB domain-containing protein, with protein sequence MYPENEVERLILLVGEKINKSAEQLKPFIKLIVEENWIDSLESLKNLSDDEWNRLRLPIRLVDEIKRELGLVKGEDKKKENDELSESNSPSRNKNKKNDTLIINKKMKKEVKDDVKYRHGQREDSEKSNNNFRKHGISINSNFEQSIHTSNLCHNKKVERKCADMSKLENKSTLNHSVIKCNMEKLEYLIKNDVKDIQKEDVFYLSYENDNSGCISYSEEKVRTINSINETEKLKIIDINDLKSIIPILCKIVKNILINPNIINTRILKSTNDIMKNKILKYKETKIFLLSIGFVQMHTFYVMERVDTLLLLCVYESLQNVIKDTIKISSPLKATFDPFKSNIICVDNLKKGELKSDEQIDKLLKNKKEQVEKLMNQSVELNPKIYLYNKSSNINAIERSNGNNEANEGGNDTTNTRAHAAENKGEHIVTNKIFNSYDSDEDESTGDLTHLIPNIKNLYKEQTFKSKTKLELEKISSRKMYYKSVLKILFPDSYVLEMSFSAGTLIKEVNANIKKFLNNSVASREWYIYETPGICKFDPHKKLSDYNLIPHALLRFKVDDKCICSGDSSFLSEEAIAKYFFKS encoded by the exons ATGTACCCAGAAAATGAGGTTGAGCGATTAATACTACTTGTTggggaaaaaattaacaaaagtGCAGAACAGCTAAAGCCATTCATTAAACTTATCGTAGAAGAGAATTGGATTGACTCCTTAGAGAGCTTAAAAAATCTAAGTGATGATGAATGGAATAGGTTAAGACTACCTATACGACTGGTAGATGAAATTAAAAGAGAATTAGGACTTGTAAAGGGagaagataaaaagaaagaaaatgatGAATTAAGTGAATCAAATTCTCCaagtagaaataaaaataaaaagaatgatacattgattataaataaaaaaatgaagaaagaaGTAAAGGACGACGTTAAATATAGGCATGGTCAAAGGGAAGATAGCGAAAAGAGCAACAATAACTTTAGAAAACATGGCATTTCAATTAATAGCAATTTTGAGCAAAGCATTCACACTTCAAATCTATGTCATAATAAAAAGGTTGAGAGAAAATGTGCCGATATGTCTAAATTGGAAAACAAGAGTACACTAAACCACTCTGtcataaaatgtaatatggaaaaattagaatacttaattaaaaatgatgtaAAAGATATTCAGAAAGAAgatgttttttatttgtcATATGAGAATGACAATTCTGGTTGCATTAGTTATTCAGAAGAAAAAGTCAGAACAATTAATAGTATTAATGAAactgaaaaattaaaaataattgataTTAACGATTTAAAAAGCATAATTCCAATTTTGtgtaaaatagtaaaaaatattttaataaatccaaatataataaacacaAGAATTTTGAAGTCAACAAAtgatattatgaaaaataaaatattaaaatataaagagacaaaaatttttttattatccatTGGTTTTGTTCAAATGCATACTTTTTATGTAATGGAAAGAGTTGATACATTACTATTGCTGTGTGTTTATGAAAGTTTGCAAAATGTAATTAAGGatactataaaaattagTAGTCCCCTCAAAGCAACCTTCGATCCTTTTAAATCTAACATAATTTGCGtggataatttaaaaaaggggGAGCTAAAAAGCGATGAGCAGATAGATAAgctactaaaaaataaaaaggagcaagtagaaaaattaatgaatcaGTCGGTTGAATTAAACCCcaaaatatacttatataataaaagttcAAACATAAATGCAATCGAACGTTCGAATGGAAATAATGAAGCAAATGAAGGGGGAAATGATACGACAAATACACGTGCACATGCGGCTGAAAATAAAGGTGAACATATAGTtacaaacaaaatttttaattcttacGATTCCGATGAAGATGAGAGTACAGGAGATCTAACGCATCTTATaccaaatattaaaaatttatataaagaacaAACGTTTAAGTCTAAGACTAAATTAGAACTGGAAAAAATATCCAGCAGAAAAATGTATTACAAATccgttttaaaaatattgttccCGGATTCGTATGTACTGGAAATGTCCTTTTCCGCCGGAACCTTAATAAAAGAAGTGaatgcaaatataaaaaag tttttaaaCAATTCAGTCGCATCAAGAGAATGGTACATATATGAAACACCAGGAATATGTAAATTTGATCCCCACAAAAAACTGTCCGATTACAATCTGATTCCTCACGCCCTTTTGAGATTTAAAGTAGATGACAAATGCATCTGTTCTGGTGATAGTTCTTTCTTATCTGAAGAAGCCATTgcaaagtatttttttaaatcataa